The Deinococcus misasensis DSM 22328 DNA window CAGGAGGAAACATGCCGGCCATTCAAACCGAAAACCTCTGCAAAAGTTACCGCAACCACAACGTGGTCCAGAACCTCAACCTGACGGTCCAGCAAGGGATGGTTTTTGGTTACCTCGGGCCCAACGGTGCAGGCAAAACCACCACCATCCGCATGCTGTCCGGGGTCATTGAACCCAGCAGTGGGAGTGCCACCATTGCAGGCATCTCCCTGAAACATCCAGAGCAAGTCAAAGCCCGGATTGGGTATGCCAACCAGACCGCCAGCGTCTACACCGACCTCACTGTGCAGGAGAACCTGCGTTTCAAAGCCGGAATGTACCTGAAACCCCGTCAGGTGCAAGACGCCATTTCGCGCACCGTTGCCCTCTTGAAACTGGAGCCTTACCTGCACACCCTTGCCGGGTCACTCTCTGGAGGTTGGAAACAGCGCCTTTCCATTGGCACAGCCATCATCCACAACCCGCAAATTGTGTTTCTGGATGAACCCACCGCAGGACTGGACCCCATCGCAAGGCGTGAACTCTGGGATGGCATTTATGACCTTGCCAAAGCAGGCACCACCGTCTTCGTGACCACCCACTACATGGACGAAGCCGAGCGCTGCCATGACATTGCGCTCATTCACTCTGGAAAGGTGCTGGCACAGGGCAGCCCTGAACAGCTGCGCAAAAGCCTCAAAGGCCACCACTATGAACTGGAACCTGCACAGGTGATGCAGGCCCTTGAGCGCAGCAAAGCACTGGGCTTGCAAGACGCATGGATCACCGGCAGCAACCTGAGGGTCAGCAGCGAACAGCCCCTCTCTCCTGACATCCTGAAACAACTCGGAGACCACCCCAGAGCCGTCTCCCCCACCCTTGAAGATGTGTTTGTGGCTCTGGCCAGAGGGGTGAAATGATGGAGCGCATTCTGGCTCTGGCCCAAAAAGAATTCATGCAAATTCGCCGGGATCCGGTGTTGCTGAGGCTGGTTTTGCTGTTGCCTGTGGTGCTCCTGATCCTGTTTGGTTATGCCCTCAACACCTCCCTGAAAAACATTCCCCTGGGTGTGGTGGACCACGCACAGGACCGGGTCAGTCGGATTTTGTTGGACCAGTTCAAGAACGAAAACCGTTTTGCTCTGGTGCCTGCCACCACGCTCGATGCTGCTCTGGAAGCCGTCAAAAATGGAGAAACCCACGGGATTCTGGAGGTGCAACATGGGGCCTTGCAAGCCATGCGAGACAACAAACCTGTGGAGTTCACGTTGCGCATCGATGGATCGGACCCCCAAATCACCGCACAGATCCGGGCACAGGCCAGCGCAGCCATGCAAGACTTCACCAAAAAGGCTCTGGCTGGGCGTGCCCTGACTGAAAACATCAGTGCACCTGTCGAACCGACCTTTGAAACCCTGTACAACCCAGACAACCGCACCGCAGTGTTCATGGTGCCCGGCATCGTGGGCCTGATTCTGGCCCAGATCACCACCCTGCTCACCTCCATAGGTGTGGTGCGGGAACGGGAGGTCGGAACCCTGGAATCCCTGATCGCCACCCCCATCCGGCCCGGAGAAGTGATTCTCGGAAAAATGCTGCCTTACTTTGTGCTGGGACTGGTGGACGCAGCCCTGATACTGGTGCTCGGGCACTGGGTGTTCGGGGTTCCATTGGTGGGCAGTGTGTG harbors:
- a CDS encoding ABC transporter ATP-binding protein, with translation MPAIQTENLCKSYRNHNVVQNLNLTVQQGMVFGYLGPNGAGKTTTIRMLSGVIEPSSGSATIAGISLKHPEQVKARIGYANQTASVYTDLTVQENLRFKAGMYLKPRQVQDAISRTVALLKLEPYLHTLAGSLSGGWKQRLSIGTAIIHNPQIVFLDEPTAGLDPIARRELWDGIYDLAKAGTTVFVTTHYMDEAERCHDIALIHSGKVLAQGSPEQLRKSLKGHHYELEPAQVMQALERSKALGLQDAWITGSNLRVSSEQPLSPDILKQLGDHPRAVSPTLEDVFVALARGVK
- a CDS encoding ABC transporter permease — encoded protein: MMERILALAQKEFMQIRRDPVLLRLVLLLPVVLLILFGYALNTSLKNIPLGVVDHAQDRVSRILLDQFKNENRFALVPATTLDAALEAVKNGETHGILEVQHGALQAMRDNKPVEFTLRIDGSDPQITAQIRAQASAAMQDFTKKALAGRALTENISAPVEPTFETLYNPDNRTAVFMVPGIVGLILAQITTLLTSIGVVREREVGTLESLIATPIRPGEVILGKMLPYFVLGLVDAALILVLGHWVFGVPLVGSVWLIALAAFLFVLVSQGIGILISSVARTQVQAMFGSFAILFPSIFLSGMLFPIQGMNTFFQTLSYAVPLRYFLDIMRAVMLRGTGFESLWVPFTCLGVFALLMVTLASLRFRKTL